From the genome of Perca fluviatilis chromosome 1, GENO_Pfluv_1.0, whole genome shotgun sequence, one region includes:
- the clrn2 gene encoding clarin-2: MPSLWKRITFSVASVLCVGSVALLVVALSTERWVTGRILCKTGAEIVNASHPEMEQFIGDIYYGLFQGGKTKKCGLGNRRSKIYIFPKLVRKLNGGLHMMVILFLLVAVGFALVSLSFCIYNARKVPYQSIKGHKGLYLWNFIAAFFGALGMLCFLAAVRHHSLTERVANHQENLFVLVVLDNSLDWSFWLGVGSIATHFAVCGVVAMSRIKLPKSEIKKPEEPTIAALDLLY; the protein is encoded by the exons ATGCCTTCGCTGTGGAAACGGATAACGTTCTCGGTGGCTTCGGTGCTCTGCGTCGGCTCGGTGGCGCTCCTGGTCGTGGCCCTGTCCACAGAGCGGTGGGTCACCGGACGGATCCTGTGTAAAACCGGGGCTGAGATTGTGAACGCGTCCCATCCGGAGATGGAGCAGTTCATTGGGGACATTTACTACGGCTTGTTCCAGGGAGGAAAGACCAAGAAGTGCGGGCTCGGCAACAGACGCTCCAAAATATACA TTTTCCCAAAGCTTGTGCGGAAGTTGAACGGCGGCCTTCACATGATGGTGATCCTCTTCCTGCTGGTGGCTGTGGGGTTTGCACTGGTCAGTCTGTCTTTCTGCATTTACAACGCACGCAAGGTTCCCTACCAGAGCATCAAAGGGCACAAAGGACTCTACCTATGGAACTTCATTGCTG CTTTCTTCGGAGCCCTGGGCATGCTGTGTTTCCTGGCAGCAGTGAGGCACCACAGTCTGACTGAGCGGGTGGCTAATCATCAGGAGAACCTCTTTGTGCTGGTTGTCCTGGATAACAGCCTGGACTGGTCCTTCTGGTTGGGTGTAGGCAGCATTGCCACTCACTTTGCTGTCTGTGGAGTGGTTGCCATGAGCCGGATAAAACTGCCCAAATCGGAGATCAAGAAACCTGAAGAACCAACCATCGCCGCTCTGGACCTACTCTACTGA
- the tapt1b gene encoding transmembrane anterior posterior transformation protein 1 homolog: MADSLSSGLGEEQEKEKEDRERDNKSAKTEKTNEKDGVTETLAFNDKNGDSKGKKRNLSDLSLVRFITTELTRGYFLEHNEAKYTERRERVYTCLRIPKELEKLMTFGFFLCLDAFLYVFTLLPLRVILALLRLITLPCCGLSGSRLLQPAQVCDVLKGFIMVLCYSMMSYVDYSMMYHLIRGQSVIKLYIIYNMLEVADRLFSSFGQDILDALYWTATEPKEKKRAHIGVIPHFLMAVLYVFLHAILIMVQATTLNVAFNSHNKSLLTIMMSNNFVEIKGSVFKKFEKNNLFQMSNSDIKERFTNYILLLIVCLRNMEQFSWNPDHLWVLFPDVVMVIASEVAVDVVKHAFITKFNDISADVYGEYRASLAFDLVSSRQKNAYTDYSDSVSRRMGFIPLPLALLLIRVVTSSVKIQGSLSFMCVLLFYLGMITLKVLNSIVLLGTSCVFVKEANMEEKLSDPPPSVVSSRANSRAHRTKHFHTSPQQEPATDRGGISLAADNPPPPNVAETSDPILPKSDSDTFLTTPDEEDDDKIINADTGLEGDRLEHRTPKKDLLEIDRFTICGNRID, from the exons ATGGCGGACTCGCTGTCGTCAGGTCtgggagaggagcaggagaaggagaaggaggacagGGAGAGGGACAACAAGTCAGCTAAAACAGAGAAGACCAACGAGAAGGACGGAGTCACGGAGACGTTGGCGTTCAACGATAAAAATGGCGACAGTAAGGGCAAGAAACGCAACCTGTCAG ACCTGTCTCTGGTCAGATTTATAACTACTGAGCTGACCAGAGGCTACTTCCTGGAACACAATGAGGCCAAATACACAGAGCGCAGAGAAAGGGTCTACACCTGCCTACGCATCCCCAAGGAGCTCGAGAAG ttGATGACATTTGGCTTCTTCCTCTGCCTGGATGCCTTTCTCTATGTGTTCACTCTGCTGCCTCTCAGGGTGATTCTGGCCCTTTTGCGACTCATCACGCTGCCATGCTGTGGCCTCAG tggcTCCCGCCTGCTCCAGCCGGCCCAGGTGTGTGATGTGCTGAAAGGCTTCATTATGGTGCTGTGTTACTCTATGATGAGCTACGTGGATTACTCCATGATGTACCACCTCATCAGAGGACAGTCTGTCATCAAACTGTACATCATATACAACATGTTAGAG GTGGCGGACCGCCTGTTCTCATCATTTGGCCAGGACATCCTGGATGCTCTGTACTGGACAGCCACAGAACccaaggagaagaagagagcgCACATAGGCGTGATTCCTCACTTCCTCATGGCTGTGCTCTACGTCT TTCTCCATGCCATCCTCATCATGGTTCAGGCAACCACTCTCAACGTAGCCTTCAACTCCCACAACAAGTCCCTGCTCACCATCATGATGTCAAACAAC TTTGTGGAGATCAAAGGAAGTGTGTTCAAGAAGTTTGAAAAGAACAACCTTTTCCAGATGTCAAACAGTG ACATAAAAGAGAGGTTCACCAACTACATTCTCCTGCTCATCGTCTGTCTGAGAAACATGGAGCAGTTCTCATGGAACCCTG ACCACTTGTGGGTGCTGTTTCCTGATGTAGTCATGGTGATAGCCTCAGAGGTTGCCGTGGATGTTGTGAAGCACGCCTTCATCACCAAATTCAATGACATCAGTGCTGAT GTATACGGCGAATACAGAGCCAGCCTTGCCTTTGACCTTGTCAGCAGTCGACAGAAAAAT GCTTACACAGACTACAGTGACTCAGTATCCAGAAGAATGGGCTTCATCCCCCTTCCTTTAGCTCTGCTG tTGATCAGAGTCGTGACCAGCTCAGTGAAGATCCAGGGTTCGCTCTCCTttatgtgtgtgctgctgttttACCTGGG GATGATCACTCTGAAGGTGCTCAACAGTATCGTTCTGCTTGGGACGTCCTGTGTGTTCGTCAAAGAGGCCAAcatggaagaaaagctctcggACCCTCCTCCCTCTGTTGTCTCCAGCCGTGCAAACTCGAGAGCTCACCGCACCAAACACTTTCACACTTCACCACAGCAAG AACCCGCAACTGACAGAGGAGGAATATCACTGGCAGCAGACAATCCTCCGCCCCCCAACGTGGCAGAGACCTCTGACCCAATACTCCCCAAGAGCGACTCGGACACATTCCTGACCACGCCCGACGAGGAAGACGATGACAAAATCATTAACGCCGACACAGGACTGGAAGGGGACAGACTTGAACACAGAACGCCCAAGAAAGATTTGCTGGAAATAGACCGTTTCACCATCTGTGGCAACAGAATAGACTGA